A window of Elusimicrobiaceae bacterium contains these coding sequences:
- a CDS encoding pilin: MSKKAFTLIELLVVVLIIGVLSAIAIPMYQGAVDKSHWSTMLPGAKAIKDAEEAFKMSNDGYTGEMGNLDVTMENNDLTFNLITPNNTSDPNVIRVTNSKLPNVRLASYLDDNPKFAGQLHCEALAGDERANRLCGGLLQGQELTSADGYVGYLLDQEIDQGTCQNASRSWSTSKTKCYKDTATRCTDLGSEIVTSMNDQCGYVGSTGGKQIGEEEICLGNSGYTPCINTTINQGGICEASGGTRACYSAKINSGGICHATNDAQTGCESVVVNPGGICIGDSVNSCGLSWYAANTGKIDGGICVGNGVSSCTSGSGPTFINGAICYANNSHTCGHNWYSPDASVFYDDTSCCCGNFCGNAPSCASRGKTCDPQYLK; the protein is encoded by the coding sequence GTGCTATTGCTATTCCAATGTATCAAGGAGCAGTGGACAAGAGTCATTGGAGCACGATGCTCCCGGGAGCCAAAGCGATAAAAGACGCGGAAGAAGCATTTAAGATGTCCAATGACGGATATACCGGTGAAATGGGAAATCTTGATGTGACTATGGAGAACAACGATTTAACATTTAACTTAATTACTCCTAATAATACCTCGGACCCCAATGTAATCAGAGTGACGAATAGCAAACTGCCCAATGTACGCCTAGCCAGTTATTTAGATGATAATCCCAAATTTGCGGGACAATTACACTGCGAAGCGCTTGCTGGGGACGAGCGCGCAAACCGGCTATGCGGTGGTTTGTTACAAGGGCAAGAGCTAACGTCAGCTGACGGATATGTGGGATATCTTTTAGACCAAGAGATAGACCAAGGAACTTGTCAAAATGCCAGTCGCTCTTGGAGTACCAGTAAAACAAAGTGCTATAAAGATACTGCCACGCGTTGTACAGATTTGGGATCAGAGATAGTTACGAGTATGAATGACCAGTGTGGTTATGTTGGAAGTACAGGGGGGAAACAGATAGGAGAAGAAGAAATTTGTTTAGGAAATAGCGGATATACTCCTTGTATAAATACTACTATTAATCAGGGAGGAATATGTGAAGCAAGTGGGGGTACAAGGGCCTGTTATAGTGCAAAAATTAATTCAGGCGGTATTTGTCATGCTACCAATGATGCACAGACAGGTTGTGAAAGTGTGGTTGTAAATCCTGGTGGTATTTGTATCGGAGATAGCGTAAATTCTTGCGGTTTATCATGGTATGCTGCCAATACGGGAAAGATTGACGGTGGAATTTGCGTAGGAAATGGAGTTTCTTCTTGTACGTCGGGGAGTGGGCCTACGTTTATCAATGGGGCTATTTGTTATGCAAATAATTCACACACTTGCGGACACAATTGGTATTCGCCAGATGCTTCTGTTTTCTATGACGATACTTCTTGTTGTTGTGGTAATTTCTGCGGAAATGCTCCTTCCTGTGCCAGTCGAGGGAAAACCTGTGACCCGCAGTATTTGAAATAA